TCGATGGCTCGTGCTGCGCGAGTTCGGCCAGGCTCTTGGCATAGGCTGGATCGACAGCACCATCGTCGCAAGCGAGGCGAATCGACCACGCTCGAACATGCTCGTCGCGATGCTTCAGCAGAGTAGTTGTCAGCGAGTCGGTGAGCGCCTGATTCCTGGCGAGGAGCCAAAGCGTTTCGAGTGCAGGCTGGCCATCGGACTCGGTAATCGCGCTGCTTAGCTGGGCGATATCGGACTTCGTCAATCGCTCCTGAAGCACGCTACTAGCGGATTGTCGACGCCAACGTTCTGTCCCTTTGATTGCCGTCTCTATAAACTCCTCGTGGTTTTGCGGGAGCTTACGCGAGGCAATGTTTTCCTTTGGAGCAATGCGATAGATACGTCCACTTTCGACATCAACGCGGCCTTGCATGTGACTCGCGTGATCGATTCGTTGTTCGTAGAAATCGGCTACGTACACACATCCATCGGGTCCCAGTTGCAGATCGACAGGACGGAACCACGGGTCTTTGCTCGCGAGCATTAATCCTGTGTCAGTGGTTTGGAACGACGAACCGTGTCGCGCCATCGAACTGTGGGTGACATGCCCCTGCAGAGGAGCTACTCCGAGCATCTCCCCGCGATATTTTGCGGGGAGTACCGTGTCGTCGTAGATCACTAGCGCATGGGTAAAGCGGGGCGCGTCGTGATGTTTCATCGAGTCGAGATAGCCGAGCGTGAACGGATTGCTGTGCTGGCCATGTTTGCCAAACGACTTGGAATAGTAGCCACCTTGCACGTAGTGAAAGCCGCGCGTGTTGCCACCGTTATGCCCTGAAAAGAGCCGGCCTTGAGAGTCCCATTCCACGCCAAACGCATTGCCACCCCCTTCGGCAAAAACTTCGTATTTCTTCTGCCGAGGGTGATAGCGCCAGATGAGTTGCCCTTGCGATTCGACCGGTTTATCGCTGGAACCGTAACGTTTGATTCGTCCCGTGACGGTGCTCCCTTGGGCGGCATAGAGCCAGCCATCGGGACCCCATCGCAAGTTGCTCGCTACGGAGTGCGCATCCTCGAGGCCAAACCCTTCGAGATGAACTTCGGGATCGCCGTCCGGCTGATCGTCGTGATTCTGATCGGGATAGAACAGCAGATAGGGAGGCTGCAAGACCCACAAACCATCGTGATCGAATTCAAACGACGAGCACAAACTTAGCCCCTCGAGAAACACGCTGTGGCTTTCGAATTTGCCATCGCCATCGCGATCCTCGTGGATCGAGATCCGATCGCGCCCGGGAAAATGGTTCGGTGGAGGAGGGGGAAGTTTGTCGTAGACAGCGCGTAAAAATTTGTCTCGGCTCATCGCGGCCAGACCTGCCGGATGAGGATACTGACGATACTCGGCCACCCAGATGCGACCACGAGCATCGAACTTCATCGAAACGGGCTGCGCGATGTCAGGCTCAGCAAGGACGAGTTCGACCCGCAAATCTTCGGGGACTTCGAGCAGCGCCAGCGATGCTTGGGGCGTTTTTTTTCCTTCTTCGCCCGGAAGTTTTTTCAGACTAGCGCGAACTTCGGCTGCTGATTCGGTCTTCGAGAATTCAGCGCGTTTGGAGGAAAGAAAGTGGGTTGTCGCGTTCTTCAGTTGGGCAATATCGAATGCGGCAGGAGCAGTTCTTTTGGCCCAAGTACCTTCGAGTCGAATCGCGGTATCGCCCCAAAAAAGAATCGGCGCCGCGACATTAAAATTGCTACGCCCGTCGCGATGAAAGCATTGAATGACCACCTGCAGAACCCCGGAATCCTCCTTGATGGCGCTTGCTGGTATCTCGAATTCTTGGGTCGTGCCAAGTCCGGTCCGATAGTCGGGGGGAAGTGATCCTAGCGAGCCAATTTTAATGCCGTTCACATAAATTTCGCGCGCGTCGTCGACGGCCTCCACAATCAGCGAAACTTTTTCCGCTTGAGGTAACTCACGAGGAATGCGAACACCGGCATAGTAAATGGTATACGTTTCGTTCGCTGCCGGTCCTTTTTTCCAGTCGTCGGGAACTTTGCTATCGGTCCACGACTTGTCGATCGATGCAGGAGTTGCGGTGTCGTCGGCCACTGACAGCGACCATGACGCGAGAGCAAAACTGCAGACAAACGAGAGAATGAGGCATCGCAGCATGAGGCAGATGCTCCTTGCTGGAACGAGGTTCGGGCAGGTTGGGAGTGCGACCGGCTGGATCGCATGGAGGCGGGTCTGTGGCGATGAT
This window of the Pirellula staleyi DSM 6068 genome carries:
- a CDS encoding c-type cytochrome, yielding MLRCLILSFVCSFALASWSLSVADDTATPASIDKSWTDSKVPDDWKKGPAANETYTIYYAGVRIPRELPQAEKVSLIVEAVDDAREIYVNGIKIGSLGSLPPDYRTGLGTTQEFEIPASAIKEDSGVLQVVIQCFHRDGRSNFNVAAPILFWGDTAIRLEGTWAKRTAPAAFDIAQLKNATTHFLSSKRAEFSKTESAAEVRASLKKLPGEEGKKTPQASLALLEVPEDLRVELVLAEPDIAQPVSMKFDARGRIWVAEYRQYPHPAGLAAMSRDKFLRAVYDKLPPPPPNHFPGRDRISIHEDRDGDGKFESHSVFLEGLSLCSSFEFDHDGLWVLQPPYLLFYPDQNHDDQPDGDPEVHLEGFGLEDAHSVASNLRWGPDGWLYAAQGSTVTGRIKRYGSSDKPVESQGQLIWRYHPRQKKYEVFAEGGGNAFGVEWDSQGRLFSGHNGGNTRGFHYVQGGYYSKSFGKHGQHSNPFTLGYLDSMKHHDAPRFTHALVIYDDTVLPAKYRGEMLGVAPLQGHVTHSSMARHGSSFQTTDTGLMLASKDPWFRPVDLQLGPDGCVYVADFYEQRIDHASHMQGRVDVESGRIYRIAPKENIASRKLPQNHEEFIETAIKGTERWRRQSASSVLQERLTKSDIAQLSSAITESDGQPALETLWLLARNQALTDSLTTTLLKHRDEHVRAWSIRLACDDGAVDPAYAKSLAELAQHEPSSDVRSQLAASARRLPAPEALPILESLATRDEDVADPHLPQMIWWGIEAKTDQARGDVLAMFSQREWWNHAIVQKVLAPKLMKRLVLTAQRKDLLDAAKLMRLAPGKPESLLLMSAMEEATQGRAMAKLPDELADAIAAAGVESPLLKLRRRDPAAIENALLTIADESADGASRGMMIAVLAQLKEPRVVPPLLTILDKTSSDSLRAATLSALQTFASDDIAARVLATYPQLADEQRQLAQSLLVSREKWALALLQAIDAGKIDAATIGEANVRRLLLYEADAIAILAAKHLPKPAGRDPTALRAEVDRLVKVAEAGIGNPYRGKKLYAQSCGKCHTLFGEGGQVGPNLTSHHREDLRGILLSVVDPSAEVREGFETFLVRTTDGRTLSGYIADQDASVVVLRTAEGESISLARDEIDEMRALPQSIMPEGLVRALKEDELRDLLAYLRSTQPLP